A single genomic interval of Peromyscus leucopus breed LL Stock chromosome 7, UCI_PerLeu_2.1, whole genome shotgun sequence harbors:
- the Cxcr6 gene encoding C-X-C chemokine receptor type 6 produces the protein MFATTDAMNEDYEADPWLSNNSSDNSQEHKYFLKFKEIFLPCMYLMVFVFGLVGNSLVLIIYIFYQKLRSLTDVFLVNLPLADLVFVCTLPFWAYAGTYEWVFGTVMCKTLRGMYTVNFYVSMLTLTCITVDRFIVVVQATKVFNQQAKWKIWGQVTCLLIWVVSLLVSLPQIIYGNVERFDKLICQYHNEAISTVVLATQMTLGFFLPLLTMIMCYSGIIKTLLHARGFQKHKSLKIIFVVVAVFLLTQTPFNLAMLIQSTSWEHYIITSFQYAILVTEAIAYFRACLNPVLYAFVGLKFRKNLWKFAKDIGCLPYLGVSSQWKSSEDSSKTCSASHNVETTSMFQLQ, from the coding sequence ATGTTTGCCACAACAGACGCCATGAATGAGGACTACGAGGCAGATCCCTGGCTCTCCAACAATTCCAGTGATAACAGCCAGGAGCACAAATACTTCCTAAAGTTCAAGGAGATCTTTCTCCCCTGCATGTACCTGATGGTGTTTGTCTTTGGACTAGTAGGGAACTCCCTGGTTCTGATTATATACATTTTCTACCAGAAACTGAGGAGTCTGACAGATGTGTTCCTGGTGAACTTGCCCCTGGCTGACCTGGTATTTGTCTGTACTCTGCCCTTTTGGGCCTATGCAGGCACCTATGAGTGGGTCTTTGGCACAGTCATGTGCAAAACTCTTCGAGGCATGTATACAGTAAACTTCTATGTGTCCATGCTCACTCTTACCTGCATCACGGTGGATCGTTTCATTGTGGTGGTCCAGGCTACTAAGGTCTTTAACCAGCAGGCTAAGTGGAAGATCTGGGGCCAGGTCACTTGCTTGCTCATTTGGGTGGTCTCCCTGTTGGTCTCTTTGCCACAGATCATCTATGGTAATGTTGAACGTTTTGATAAGCTTATCTGTCAGTACCACAATGAGGCGATTTCTACTGTGGTTCTTGCCACGCAGATGACTCTGGGGTTCTTCTTGCCACTGCTCACTATGATTATGTGCTACTCAGGCATTATCAAGACCTTGCTTCACGCTCGAGGCTTCCAGAAGCACAAATCTCTAAAGATCATCTTCGTTGTAGTGGCCGTGTTCCTGCTGACCCAGACACCCTTCAACCTTGCCATGTTAATCCAGAGCACAAGCTGGGAGCACTATATTATCACCAGCTTTCAGTATGCTATCCTAGTGACAGAGGCTATAGCATACTTTCGAGCTTGCCTCAATCCTGTGCTCTATGCCTTTGTTGGCTTAAAGTTCCGGAAGAACCTATGGAAATTTGCGAAGGACATTGGCTGCCTCCCTTACTTGGGAGTCTCAAGTCAGTGGAAATCTTCTGAGGACAGTTCCAAGACTTGTTCTGCCTCCCACAATGTAGAGACCACCAGCATGTTCCAATTGCAGTAG